Proteins from one Halovivax limisalsi genomic window:
- a CDS encoding DUF7511 domain-containing protein: MTATDPPTGERTPEQPAAEPALSSPTELASTVVRNDAAPDRRTVHPRHCHEWARLTAWLSADDEVFLPLDECR; this comes from the coding sequence ATGACCGCCACCGATCCCCCGACCGGGGAACGCACCCCCGAACAGCCGGCAGCCGAGCCCGCGCTTTCCTCGCCGACCGAACTCGCCTCGACCGTCGTCCGGAACGACGCCGCGCCCGATCGACGAACCGTCCACCCGCGCCACTGCCACGAGTGGGCGCGACTGACCGCGTGGCTCTCCGCGGACGACGAGGTATTCCTTCCCCTGGACGAGTGTCGGTGA
- a CDS encoding AbrB/MazE/SpoVT family DNA-binding domain-containing protein — protein sequence MSVETPDAVERTVQLAGNSTFVVSLPKEWALEQGIERGTPIQLYPHDDRLVLAAEPLDPPSRSIRIDAVSMDASLVPARVTDAYAAGCDRITVVDSTGLDAAIRRDVTALVGELIGLEIQRETETELVAADVLDAADVSLAQTVSQIRHRTNAAYDAAIEAVVDDDADLATRATERVDDVDRLVGFVRRGFRRGLADVTELARVDADRTDAFDHYRTAQRLSRLGEVSDRIATVADRQSAAPDPSVGPAVEAADEAVRGLLEPALAGRTRSARCRYPEAREDVATLATVAREREGPDAVRYETLADCLQRVASTALSLSESVVDADGTCC from the coding sequence ATGAGCGTCGAGACGCCCGACGCGGTCGAGCGGACGGTTCAACTGGCCGGAAATTCGACGTTCGTCGTCTCCCTGCCCAAGGAGTGGGCGCTCGAGCAGGGGATCGAGCGCGGCACGCCGATACAGCTGTACCCCCACGACGACCGGCTCGTCCTCGCGGCGGAACCGCTGGACCCGCCGTCGCGATCGATACGGATCGACGCCGTCTCGATGGACGCGTCACTGGTGCCCGCTCGCGTCACGGACGCCTACGCCGCGGGGTGCGATCGGATCACCGTCGTCGACTCGACCGGGCTCGACGCCGCCATCCGGCGCGATGTGACGGCGCTGGTCGGCGAGTTGATCGGCCTCGAGATACAGCGCGAGACGGAGACCGAACTCGTCGCAGCCGATGTTCTCGACGCGGCCGACGTCTCGCTCGCCCAGACGGTCTCCCAGATCCGCCACCGGACGAACGCGGCGTACGACGCGGCGATCGAAGCCGTCGTCGACGACGATGCGGACCTGGCGACTCGCGCGACCGAGCGCGTCGACGACGTCGATCGACTGGTCGGGTTCGTGCGCCGGGGCTTCCGTCGCGGGCTGGCGGACGTGACGGAACTGGCGCGGGTCGACGCCGACCGAACCGACGCCTTCGATCACTATCGCACGGCCCAGCGGCTCTCGCGGCTCGGCGAGGTGTCCGACCGAATCGCGACCGTCGCCGACCGGCAGTCGGCCGCCCCCGATCCGTCAGTCGGCCCCGCCGTCGAGGCGGCCGACGAAGCGGTTCGCGGGCTCCTCGAACCGGCGCTGGCCGGTCGGACGCGATCGGCCAGGTGCCGGTACCCGGAGGCACGCGAGGACGTAGCGACCCTGGCGACCGTCGCGCGCGAGCGAGAGGGTCCGGACGCCGTGCGCTACGAGACCCTCGCCGACTGCCTTCAGCGGGTGGCGTCGACCGCCCTCTCCCTCTCGGAGTCCGTCGTCGACGCGGACGGGACCTGTTGCTGA
- a CDS encoding PstS family phosphate ABC transporter substrate-binding protein, whose amino-acid sequence MSEDRFGRFGADVSRRKFIAGAGVAGTVSVAGCVGSLGSADEDDTGSLSADGSSTVYPITSKAGSLWNSNPPADDEEYWGPSQYGIDSDENLADYWAGRYGFEAKDSGAPPFETSIGLNHTGVGLQKLEEGQVDIGDASAPVSAEFPDRSESDLEPFVDHVVAVDAQPIMVSKAVKDDGLDKITLEEVRGIYRGEITDWTEVEAYGGSSKEIQVIGRAEGSGTDTSFRNNVLGDPDAEMEVDARKGENQQVQTTLEQSDNAIAYAGLAFVSDQAPMVNLVIDGTEYTRERMADPEYPLARDLHCYTWKDTSKKEAAFIRMILHPYGQQQFVEPADYLPLTDERREEELGKLPEPSN is encoded by the coding sequence ATGTCCGAAGACAGATTCGGGCGGTTCGGTGCTGACGTATCGCGGCGTAAATTCATCGCTGGAGCGGGCGTCGCGGGGACGGTGTCGGTCGCCGGCTGTGTCGGGAGCCTCGGCAGCGCGGATGAGGATGATACCGGATCGCTGTCGGCTGACGGATCGTCGACCGTCTATCCTATCACGAGCAAGGCCGGGTCGCTGTGGAACTCGAACCCGCCGGCCGACGACGAGGAGTACTGGGGTCCCAGTCAGTACGGCATCGACTCCGACGAGAACCTCGCAGACTACTGGGCCGGTCGCTACGGCTTCGAGGCGAAGGACAGCGGCGCGCCACCGTTCGAGACGTCGATCGGACTGAACCACACCGGCGTCGGATTGCAGAAGCTCGAGGAGGGCCAGGTCGACATCGGCGACGCGAGCGCTCCCGTCTCCGCGGAGTTCCCCGACCGAAGCGAATCCGACCTCGAGCCGTTCGTCGACCACGTCGTCGCGGTCGACGCCCAGCCGATCATGGTGAGCAAGGCCGTCAAAGATGACGGGCTCGACAAGATTACCCTCGAGGAGGTACGGGGGATCTATCGGGGCGAGATCACCGACTGGACCGAGGTCGAGGCCTACGGCGGCTCCTCGAAGGAGATCCAGGTCATCGGTCGCGCAGAGGGCTCCGGGACGGACACGTCGTTCCGAAACAACGTCCTCGGCGATCCCGACGCCGAGATGGAAGTCGACGCCCGGAAGGGCGAGAATCAGCAGGTTCAGACGACCCTCGAACAGTCCGACAACGCCATCGCCTACGCGGGCCTCGCGTTCGTGTCGGACCAGGCGCCGATGGTCAACCTCGTGATCGACGGCACGGAGTACACCCGGGAGCGGATGGCCGATCCCGAGTATCCGCTCGCTCGGGATCTGCACTGTTACACGTGGAAGGATACCTCGAAGAAGGAGGCCGCCTTCATCCGCATGATCCTGCACCCCTACGGACAGCAGCAGTTCGTCGAACCGGCGGACTATCTCCCCCTGACGGACGAGCGTCGGGAGGAGGAGTTGGGAAAGCTTCCCGAGCCGAGTAACTGA
- the arsB gene encoding ACR3 family arsenite efflux transporter: protein MNSPATDHDHGPDCACPDCADPRSMDLLDKYLTVWIFAAMALGVGLGSSAPGVVDPIGEYHLVEIGLVAMMYPPLATVNYRLLPRVFGQWRILSLSLVQNWLIGPTLMFALAVIFFSGLVPPFPARPEYFLGLIFIGMARCIAMVLVWNDLADGSSEYAAGLVAFNSVFQILTYGVYVWFFALFLPPQLGLDAMVAGTESFDVTVRQVFEAIAIYLGLPFAAGLLTRFAGIRAKGETWYEESFVPAISPLTLVALLFTIVVMFATQGEAILARPTDVLWIAVPLSIYFVGMFLVSFAMGRAVGADYSTTTAIGFTAASNNFELAIAVAVAVFGVGSGVAFATVVGPLIEVPVLLALVHVAVRFQRRFDWTDRPAGRVAVDTGRSTDGED, encoded by the coding sequence ATGAACTCGCCGGCGACCGATCACGATCACGGCCCCGACTGCGCCTGTCCGGACTGCGCCGATCCGCGGTCGATGGACCTCCTCGATAAGTATCTCACCGTCTGGATCTTCGCGGCGATGGCGCTCGGCGTCGGGCTCGGGTCGTCCGCGCCGGGCGTCGTCGACCCCATCGGGGAGTACCACCTCGTCGAGATCGGTCTCGTCGCCATGATGTACCCGCCGCTCGCGACCGTCAACTATCGCCTGCTCCCGCGGGTGTTCGGTCAGTGGCGCATCCTCTCGCTGAGCCTCGTCCAGAACTGGCTCATCGGCCCGACGCTGATGTTCGCGCTGGCCGTGATCTTCTTCAGTGGCCTCGTGCCGCCGTTTCCCGCCCGGCCCGAGTACTTCCTGGGCCTGATCTTCATCGGAATGGCCCGCTGCATCGCGATGGTGCTGGTCTGGAACGACCTCGCGGACGGTTCGAGCGAGTACGCCGCCGGCCTCGTCGCGTTCAACAGCGTCTTCCAGATCCTCACCTACGGCGTCTACGTCTGGTTCTTCGCCCTCTTTCTGCCGCCGCAACTCGGCCTCGACGCGATGGTCGCCGGGACCGAGTCGTTCGACGTCACCGTCCGGCAGGTGTTCGAAGCGATCGCTATCTATCTCGGGCTGCCGTTCGCCGCCGGCCTCCTCACCCGATTCGCCGGCATCCGGGCGAAGGGCGAGACCTGGTACGAGGAGTCGTTCGTCCCCGCGATCAGCCCCCTGACGCTGGTGGCGCTGTTGTTCACTATCGTCGTGATGTTCGCGACGCAGGGCGAGGCCATCCTCGCCCGGCCGACGGACGTCCTGTGGATCGCCGTCCCGCTTTCGATCTACTTCGTCGGCATGTTCCTCGTCAGCTTCGCGATGGGGCGAGCGGTCGGCGCGGACTACTCGACGACGACGGCGATCGGCTTTACCGCCGCCTCGAACAACTTCGAACTCGCGATCGCCGTCGCGGTCGCCGTCTTCGGCGTCGGCTCCGGCGTCGCCTTCGCGACCGTCGTCGGCCCGCTCATCGAAGTGCCCGTCTTGCTCGCACTCGTCCACGTCGCCGTTCGCTTCCAGCGGCGATTCGACTGGACCGACCGCCCGGCCGGTCGGGTGGCCGTCGATACCGGTCGATCGACCGACGGCGAGGACTGA
- the arcS gene encoding archaeosine synthase subunit alpha has protein sequence MTEYFEIHARDGAARLGELRLAEPRRTPALVGDLLDDAGSEWVADPELPAGDPSSLTVLPHRAFPGGTAPEVRESFAPTYPDVDYPSAAVVSSESPVDHGTDAVIVADAQSFRGHGAAFVEAIVAVREAVPADTAVILSGVATPRNVSLLSYAGVDGVDASRATVEGTQGHYLTTDGFHHLDALEELPCACPACQVPLAKFTREDCVEHNRNALAAELARVRGRIRDGRLRDYVEGQARHDQWLTAAMRELDDEWSYLEERAPILRAAEIAATTADTLRRVEIQRFADRVTSRYRNRFRNPLVLVPCSARKPYSESQSHGQFHDVIRWRAHLVSMTSPIGVVPQELETTYPAQHYDTVVTGRWSADEIDFVASVLRRYLQRNDYRKIVAHVPDEGYREIVERVEADLELEERVTYTVPADGHPTDEESLSNLANALDGELKYSKREREHNTVRAIADYLLGDGAGDDLFADVEVQTTSRYPKIQVRDGDGTQLATMVPEYGTLSFTLEGARLWDESDAPTKRVEIDGFVPHGSVLAPGIVDADEEIRVGDEVIVEGPKAFAVGRAEMFGREMAESARGEAVTVRHVEET, from the coding sequence ATGACCGAGTACTTCGAGATTCACGCGCGCGACGGCGCGGCGCGTCTGGGCGAACTTCGCCTCGCGGAGCCCCGGCGAACGCCGGCGCTGGTGGGCGATCTCCTCGACGACGCGGGGTCGGAGTGGGTCGCCGACCCCGAACTCCCCGCGGGCGATCCGTCGTCGCTGACGGTGCTGCCCCACCGGGCGTTTCCCGGCGGCACGGCCCCCGAGGTCCGCGAGTCGTTCGCACCCACCTACCCCGACGTGGACTATCCGAGCGCGGCGGTGGTCTCGAGCGAGTCGCCCGTCGATCACGGCACCGACGCGGTGATCGTCGCCGACGCCCAGTCGTTTCGGGGCCACGGCGCGGCGTTCGTGGAGGCCATCGTCGCCGTCCGCGAGGCCGTGCCGGCCGACACCGCCGTGATCCTCTCCGGCGTCGCCACGCCGCGGAACGTCTCGCTGCTTTCCTACGCCGGCGTGGACGGCGTCGACGCGTCGCGCGCGACGGTCGAGGGGACGCAGGGACACTACCTGACGACGGACGGGTTTCACCACCTCGACGCGCTCGAAGAACTGCCGTGTGCCTGCCCCGCCTGTCAGGTCCCGCTGGCGAAGTTCACCCGCGAGGACTGCGTCGAGCACAACCGCAACGCGCTCGCGGCCGAACTCGCGCGGGTTCGCGGGCGGATCCGCGACGGGCGCCTGCGCGACTACGTCGAGGGACAGGCCCGCCACGACCAGTGGCTCACGGCCGCGATGCGCGAACTCGACGACGAGTGGAGCTACCTCGAGGAACGCGCGCCGATCCTCCGCGCGGCCGAGATCGCGGCCACCACGGCCGACACGCTCCGACGGGTCGAGATCCAGCGCTTCGCCGACCGGGTGACGAGCCGGTACCGCAACCGCTTCCGAAATCCGCTCGTCCTCGTCCCCTGCTCGGCCCGAAAGCCCTACAGCGAGTCCCAGAGTCACGGGCAGTTCCACGACGTCATCCGGTGGCGCGCCCACCTCGTCTCGATGACGAGTCCGATCGGCGTCGTGCCCCAGGAACTCGAGACGACCTATCCAGCCCAGCACTACGACACCGTCGTCACCGGTCGCTGGTCGGCCGACGAGATCGACTTCGTCGCCAGCGTCCTCCGGCGCTACCTGCAGCGCAACGACTACCGGAAGATCGTCGCGCACGTCCCCGACGAGGGCTACCGCGAGATCGTCGAACGGGTCGAGGCCGACCTCGAACTCGAGGAGCGGGTGACCTACACCGTCCCGGCGGACGGGCACCCGACCGACGAGGAGTCACTGTCGAACCTCGCGAACGCCCTCGACGGCGAACTCAAGTATTCGAAACGCGAGCGCGAGCACAACACCGTCCGCGCGATCGCCGACTACCTGCTCGGCGACGGCGCCGGCGACGACCTCTTCGCGGACGTGGAGGTCCAGACCACGAGTCGCTATCCGAAGATCCAGGTACGTGACGGCGACGGCACCCAGCTCGCCACGATGGTGCCCGAGTACGGCACGCTCTCGTTCACGCTCGAGGGCGCCCGGCTGTGGGACGAGAGCGACGCGCCGACGAAGCGCGTCGAGATCGACGGCTTCGTCCCCCACGGCAGCGTCCTCGCGCCGGGTATCGTCGACGCGGACGAGGAGATCCGCGTCGGCGACGAGGTGATCGTCGAGGGCCCCAAAGCATTCGCCGTCGGTCGCGCAGAGATGTTCGGCCGCGAGATGGCGGAAAGCGCCCGCGGCGAGGCCGTGACGGTTCGCCACGTCGAGGAGACGTAA
- the pstC gene encoding phosphate ABC transporter permease subunit PstC: MYTNLRKGGPSDADDRSGGGRGSILSLVAGASLAGSLLTFLVAPWLTVFFVAAFLAVVGYGWVAYQERTAKGLMFLATVSTALVLVLIIAFLFLRSLPAFEHMGLDILYSDGDYWSRADDRYSLYPAIWGTVLTTILATAVAAPLGIASAIFISEIAPPWAHEIVKPAVETLAGIPSIVYGFIGFTIINGYMMDNFGLSSIGSIVVVGVVVGLMALPTVASVAEDAIASVPDHVKDGSAAIGATKWQTIQSVTLPASVSGVSAAVLLGVGRAVGETMAATVILGNVMQLPQPLYNVFGNTITLTSLIASQYGNSHGLHREALFAAGVVLFVTVMALSVTAQVIEARVTTNLGGDR; this comes from the coding sequence ATGTATACTAATTTACGAAAGGGCGGTCCGTCGGATGCCGACGATCGGTCCGGCGGCGGGAGGGGATCGATTCTGTCTCTCGTCGCCGGGGCGTCGCTCGCGGGTTCGTTGCTGACGTTCCTAGTCGCACCGTGGCTCACGGTGTTTTTCGTCGCCGCGTTCCTCGCGGTCGTCGGATACGGGTGGGTCGCCTACCAGGAACGGACCGCGAAGGGACTCATGTTCCTCGCGACCGTTTCGACGGCGCTCGTTCTCGTGCTCATCATCGCCTTCCTGTTTCTCCGCTCGCTTCCCGCGTTCGAACACATGGGGCTCGACATCCTCTACAGCGACGGGGACTACTGGAGCCGCGCCGACGACCGGTACTCGCTGTACCCGGCTATCTGGGGGACCGTTCTCACGACCATCCTGGCGACGGCCGTCGCCGCACCGCTCGGAATCGCCTCGGCGATCTTCATCAGCGAAATCGCGCCTCCGTGGGCTCACGAGATCGTAAAGCCCGCAGTCGAAACGCTCGCCGGGATCCCGTCGATCGTGTACGGCTTCATCGGCTTTACGATCATCAACGGCTACATGATGGATAACTTCGGGCTCTCCTCGATCGGGAGCATCGTCGTCGTCGGCGTCGTCGTCGGATTGATGGCGCTGCCGACGGTCGCCTCGGTCGCCGAAGACGCGATCGCGAGCGTCCCCGATCACGTGAAAGACGGTTCGGCCGCGATCGGCGCGACGAAGTGGCAGACGATCCAGAGCGTCACGCTTCCCGCGTCCGTTTCGGGGGTTTCGGCGGCGGTACTGCTCGGCGTCGGACGCGCTGTCGGGGAGACGATGGCGGCGACCGTCATCCTCGGAAACGTCATGCAGCTGCCACAGCCGCTCTACAACGTGTTCGGAAACACGATCACGCTGACGAGCCTCATCGCCAGCCAGTACGGTAATTCACACGGCCTTCACAGGGAGGCGTTGTTCGCGGCCGGCGTGGTCCTGTTCGTCACCGTCATGGCGTTGAGCGTCACTGCACAGGTGATCGAAGCGCGCGTTACGACGAATCTCGGAGGAGACCGATGA
- a CDS encoding low molecular weight phosphatase family protein — MSDARTDAGTERGDPIRIAFVCVRNAGRSQMATAFAERERDRRGRDDVEIVTGGTHPADGIHDVVVEAMAEAGVDLSGRTPREISTAELETCDVVATMGCSTLELDARVDVRDWNLSDPHGQDVETVREIRDTIDGRVRELFDELAARLTGGAGR, encoded by the coding sequence GTGTCTGACGCTCGAACCGACGCCGGTACCGAACGCGGCGACCCCATCCGGATCGCCTTCGTCTGTGTCCGGAACGCCGGCCGCAGTCAGATGGCGACCGCGTTCGCCGAACGCGAACGCGATCGGCGCGGACGCGACGACGTCGAGATCGTGACCGGCGGCACGCACCCCGCCGACGGGATCCACGATGTCGTCGTCGAGGCGATGGCCGAGGCGGGCGTCGATCTCTCCGGGCGCACCCCGCGCGAGATCTCGACCGCCGAACTCGAGACCTGCGACGTCGTCGCGACGATGGGATGTTCGACCCTCGAACTCGACGCGCGCGTCGACGTCAGGGACTGGAATCTGTCCGATCCCCACGGTCAGGACGTCGAGACGGTCCGGGAGATCAGGGACACGATCGATGGCCGCGTCCGGGAGCTGTTCGACGAACTGGCGGCCCGGTTAACCGGGGGAGCCGGTCGATGA
- the pstA gene encoding phosphate ABC transporter permease PstA, translated as MSERSTQHNTRNALTADHSPAMTGLSVVPIALFLVAFVVGGATLTGRFGFGSSLFGLALETVFAALPFASGVCLLATGAASRLEIVETTPDRSAGVAVAAGFGLVAFGATGLTASQTFGVGGVPSALLASVVGAVVAGSILFAREDLGVTVPSGLFSLLVGGLFLFDVIGPSWTFSPTGFGVTFFGTVVVPLLTVFTAFVGAWAAANAFRGFGAAGRQAGAFFLIGTNAGFILLVLVLLIGFIVKNGFWYAVDGVEIGPGLHFHWPFVMNGYDAYLGTKGIFPAIVGTFWLVVGAVVLAVPIGVGAAVFLTEYAEQGRFTSAVEIATNGLWSTPSVVFGLFGYAFLVPRLGNNTSLLAGMIVLGFMLLPLVLITSREAIKSVPDEYRDASAALGVSKWETIKEVTIPSAMPGIVTGVIIGIGRIAGETAPILIVTADNPQRKFAPSVLGSFEFTASPPFIVNEALLSGSSALPYQLYGAITTGVVGDDPGYGWATAFVLLLVVLSFYAIGIATRTYFRKKLRA; from the coding sequence ATGAGCGAACGGTCCACGCAGCACAACACACGGAACGCACTCACCGCCGACCACTCCCCGGCGATGACGGGACTCTCGGTCGTCCCGATCGCGCTGTTTCTGGTCGCCTTCGTCGTCGGCGGTGCGACGCTGACCGGACGGTTCGGCTTCGGATCGTCACTCTTCGGACTCGCTCTCGAGACCGTGTTCGCCGCGCTCCCGTTCGCGTCCGGCGTCTGCCTGCTGGCGACCGGCGCAGCGTCCCGACTCGAGATCGTCGAGACGACGCCCGACAGGTCCGCCGGCGTCGCCGTCGCGGCCGGATTCGGCCTCGTCGCCTTCGGCGCGACCGGCCTGACCGCGTCGCAGACGTTCGGAGTCGGCGGCGTCCCCTCGGCGCTTCTCGCGTCGGTGGTCGGCGCCGTCGTCGCCGGCTCGATCCTGTTCGCACGCGAAGACCTCGGCGTAACCGTCCCGTCGGGGCTGTTCTCGCTCCTGGTCGGCGGGCTGTTCCTGTTCGACGTGATCGGCCCCAGCTGGACGTTCTCCCCGACGGGATTCGGCGTCACGTTCTTCGGGACGGTCGTTGTTCCTCTGTTGACGGTCTTCACCGCCTTCGTAGGCGCGTGGGCGGCGGCCAACGCGTTCCGGGGGTTCGGAGCCGCCGGCCGCCAGGCCGGCGCGTTCTTCCTGATCGGGACCAACGCCGGATTCATCCTCCTGGTGTTGGTCCTGTTGATCGGGTTCATCGTCAAGAACGGATTCTGGTACGCCGTCGACGGTGTCGAAATCGGACCGGGGCTGCACTTTCACTGGCCCTTCGTGATGAACGGGTACGACGCGTACCTCGGGACCAAGGGTATCTTCCCGGCGATCGTCGGCACGTTCTGGCTCGTCGTCGGCGCCGTCGTGCTGGCGGTCCCGATCGGGGTCGGCGCGGCGGTGTTCCTGACAGAGTACGCCGAGCAGGGGCGGTTCACGTCCGCCGTCGAGATCGCGACGAACGGCCTCTGGAGTACCCCGAGCGTCGTCTTCGGTCTGTTCGGCTACGCGTTCCTCGTTCCCCGCCTCGGGAACAACACGAGTCTGCTGGCCGGGATGATCGTTCTCGGGTTCATGCTCCTCCCGCTCGTGTTGATCACGAGCCGCGAGGCGATCAAGAGCGTCCCCGACGAGTATCGCGACGCCAGCGCGGCGTTGGGCGTTTCCAAGTGGGAGACGATCAAGGAGGTCACCATTCCGTCGGCGATGCCCGGAATCGTGACCGGCGTCATCATCGGTATCGGTCGAATCGCCGGCGAGACCGCACCGATCTTGATCGTCACCGCCGACAACCCGCAGCGAAAGTTCGCGCCGTCCGTTCTCGGCTCGTTCGAGTTCACGGCCTCGCCGCCGTTCATCGTGAACGAGGCGTTGCTCAGCGGCTCGAGCGCGCTGCCGTACCAGTTGTACGGCGCGATCACGACCGGGGTCGTCGGCGACGATCCCGGATACGGGTGGGCAACCGCCTTCGTCCTCCTGCTCGTCGTCCTCTCGTTCTACGCGATCGGTATTGCCACTCGGACGTACTTCCGGAAGAAACTACGCGCATGA
- a CDS encoding ArsR/SmtB family transcription factor: MVQSSSLRRLLETQLEDCCDADVDERLNALASLDDAVPTDPSADLDALSTLGNGTRYRIASLLVEADDELCVCELSPLVDVSDSAISHALSDLADAGLVTRRKEGTWRYYRPTERAEALLAALETTRGDARV; the protein is encoded by the coding sequence ATGGTCCAGTCATCCTCGCTCCGCCGGTTGCTGGAAACCCAACTCGAGGACTGTTGCGACGCGGACGTCGACGAGCGCCTGAACGCGCTCGCGTCGCTCGACGACGCCGTCCCGACGGACCCGTCGGCCGACCTCGACGCGCTCTCGACGCTCGGCAACGGCACCCGCTACCGCATCGCCTCGCTGCTCGTCGAAGCGGACGACGAACTCTGCGTCTGCGAACTCTCGCCGCTTGTCGACGTCAGCGACAGCGCGATCAGCCACGCCCTCTCGGACCTGGCCGACGCCGGGCTCGTCACGCGACGCAAGGAGGGCACCTGGCGATACTACCGGCCGACCGAGCGGGCCGAGGCGCTCCTCGCCGCGCTGGAGACCACCCGGGGTGACGCCCGTGTCTGA
- the phoU gene encoding phosphate signaling complex protein PhoU, with translation MARTSYQDDLDRLRADVLAMSDLVCERLTLALDAYADHDEHLAETVVTGDHEINERYLDLEGDCIDLLALQQPVAGDLRFIAASFKIITDLERIGDLATNLGQYTIEAGRERYPEIDAVRIGEETVEMVEDATTAYADADTASARQIAARDDEIDDRCRRASEVVVRNLLASGVAVDAPESVDPVLADVSRILLTIRDLERVGDHAVNIAARTLYMVENDETLLY, from the coding sequence GTGGCACGCACTTCCTATCAGGACGACCTCGACCGCCTGCGGGCGGACGTCCTCGCGATGAGCGACCTCGTCTGCGAGCGACTGACGCTCGCGCTCGACGCCTACGCGGATCACGACGAACACCTCGCCGAGACGGTCGTCACCGGCGACCACGAAATAAACGAGCGGTACCTCGACCTCGAGGGCGACTGCATCGACCTGCTGGCGCTCCAGCAACCGGTCGCGGGCGATCTGCGCTTCATCGCCGCCTCGTTCAAGATCATCACGGATCTCGAACGGATCGGCGACCTGGCCACCAATCTCGGGCAGTACACGATCGAGGCCGGTCGCGAGCGGTACCCGGAGATCGACGCCGTGCGGATCGGCGAGGAGACGGTCGAGATGGTCGAGGACGCGACGACGGCCTACGCCGATGCGGACACCGCTTCGGCGCGCCAGATCGCCGCCCGCGACGACGAGATCGACGACCGGTGTCGACGGGCGAGCGAGGTCGTCGTCCGGAACCTGCTCGCGTCCGGCGTGGCCGTCGACGCGCCCGAGTCCGTCGACCCCGTGCTGGCGGACGTCTCGCGGATCCTGTTGACGATCCGCGACCTCGAACGCGTCGGCGATCACGCCGTCAACATCGCGGCCCGGACCCTGTACATGGTCGAGAACGATGAGACGCTGCTCTACTGA
- the pstB gene encoding phosphate ABC transporter ATP-binding protein PstB, giving the protein MENPRETTESNRRSTDGVTQTTVGESQEETRSEWIEYGFDGEPKFSIEDLDVYYGDERALQGITMDVPENSVTALIGPSGCGKSTFLRCLNRMNDRINSARVDGSVELDGAEIYRDDVDLVELRKRVGMVFQSPNPFPKSIRDNISYGPRKHGDIETGLLARLLRDDSSGRERELVERSLKQAALWDEVNDRLDDNALGLSGGQQQRLCIARCLAVDPDVILMDEPASALDPIATAKIEDLIEQLAEEYTVIVVTHNMQQAARISDQTAVFLTGGELVEYDDTDKIFEDPESQRVEDYVTGKFG; this is encoded by the coding sequence ATGGAAAATCCACGAGAAACGACGGAGTCGAATCGTCGATCGACCGACGGCGTCACGCAGACGACGGTCGGGGAGTCACAGGAGGAGACCCGGAGCGAGTGGATCGAGTACGGGTTCGACGGCGAACCGAAGTTCTCGATCGAGGACCTCGACGTCTACTACGGTGACGAGCGGGCCCTGCAGGGGATCACGATGGACGTTCCCGAGAACAGCGTGACGGCGCTGATCGGCCCCTCGGGCTGCGGGAAGTCGACCTTCCTGCGGTGTCTCAACCGCATGAACGACCGCATCAACAGCGCTCGGGTTGACGGGTCGGTCGAACTCGACGGTGCGGAGATCTATCGGGACGACGTCGACCTCGTCGAACTTCGGAAACGCGTCGGCATGGTGTTCCAGTCGCCCAATCCGTTCCCGAAATCGATCCGGGACAACATCTCCTACGGCCCGCGGAAACACGGTGATATCGAAACGGGACTGCTCGCCCGCCTGCTCCGCGACGACTCGAGCGGTCGCGAGCGGGAACTCGTAGAGCGGAGTCTCAAACAGGCGGCCCTCTGGGACGAAGTGAACGATCGCCTCGACGACAACGCGCTCGGACTCTCCGGGGGGCAACAGCAGCGACTGTGTATCGCGCGCTGTCTGGCCGTCGATCCGGACGTGATCCTGATGGACGAACCCGCGTCCGCGCTGGACCCCATCGCGACCGCGAAGATCGAAGATCTGATCGAGCAACTGGCGGAGGAGTACACGGTCATCGTGGTCACTCACAACATGCAACAGGCCGCGCGGATCTCGGACCAGACGGCCGTCTTCCTCACTGGCGGCGAGCTCGTCGAGTACGACGACACCGACAAGATATTCGAAGATCCGGAGAGCCAGCGCGTCGAGGACTACGTCACCGGGAAGTTCGGGTGA